In Haliotis asinina isolate JCU_RB_2024 chromosome 15, JCU_Hal_asi_v2, whole genome shotgun sequence, one DNA window encodes the following:
- the LOC137266232 gene encoding uncharacterized protein, protein MELTEENTCTFRVVFREGPQNTPITIQQGAYNLIIDPDRLSLLSITSNEIILEWPYACIKRYGVSPNCFKIDLGRRSRTGEGMYVMETTKGRDILDKIIAMSKQITDECGLKTKTSLTGNLNTEHTRKDETLGRGVSELIGKLCQPPGGKTTTFTDTPHVDEYIYDDGEVLATPGASAVLDEGKHGEPARSGSKNEWFENSTEQLGDQDSGRKVPGRVGLFDLSKKERSRTPRRDYENVKFLRK, encoded by the exons ATGGAGCTGACAGAAG aaaatacatgcACATTCAGAGTCGTATTTCGTGAAGGCCCGCAAAACACGCCCATTACCATTCAACAAGGAGCCTACAATCTGATTATCGACCCGGACAGACTGAGTCTGCTGAGCATCACGTCAAATGAGATAATTTTAGAGTGGCCATACGCTTGCATCAAGAGGTACGGCGTGTCACCAAACTGCTTCAAAATAGATTTAGGAAGACGAAGCAGGACTGGGGAAGGAATGTACGTGATGGAGACAACTAAGGGAAGGGATATTTTGGACAAGATAATAGCGATGTCAAAACAAATCACCGATGAATGTGGTCTGAAGACAAAAACATCTCTAACAG GAAACCTTAATACGGAACACACACGGAAAGATGAAACATTGGGAAGAGGAGTTTCAGAATTGATAGGTAAACTTTGTCAGCCTCCTGGAGGAAAGACAACAACGTTTACGGACACACCCCATGTTGATGAATACATCTACGACGACGGGGAAGTTTTGGCTACACCAGGAGCAAGTGCTGTCCTGGATGAAGGGAAACATGGGGAACCGGCTCGAAGTGGTTCTAaaaatgaatggtttgaaaacAGTACAGAGCAACTCGGAGATCAAGATAGCGGAAGGAAGGTTCCTGGTAGGGTTGGTTTGTTCGATTTGTCAAAGAAGGAACGCTCAAGGACACCTCGTCGAGATTACGAGAATGTGAAGTTTTTGCGCAAATGA